A genomic segment from Variovorax paradoxus B4 encodes:
- a CDS encoding helix-turn-helix domain-containing protein — translation MRSLSAARIGAQVRALRMAAEVSGGELAKTSGISASMLSRIERGLVSPSVETLERLAQGLHVPTSRFFSDQARRTDFCHVRAGHGVLVDRIGAVADYRYELLGHLLSGNLFVEPYLVALLPGADPYVTFQHPGLKFLYFLSGEVTYRYGAKSVAVGAGDALLFDATALHGIEAIQNGPVSYLSVVFTLRE, via the coding sequence GTGCGCAGCCTGTCCGCGGCGCGCATCGGCGCACAGGTCAGGGCGCTTCGCATGGCGGCCGAGGTGTCTGGCGGCGAACTGGCCAAGACCTCGGGGATTTCTGCCTCGATGCTTTCTCGCATCGAGCGCGGTCTGGTCTCGCCGTCGGTGGAGACCTTGGAGCGCCTCGCGCAGGGCCTGCATGTGCCGACCTCACGCTTCTTCAGTGATCAGGCGCGGCGTACTGACTTTTGCCATGTGCGTGCAGGACATGGTGTCTTGGTCGATCGCATCGGTGCGGTGGCGGACTACCGCTATGAGCTGTTGGGCCATCTGCTGTCGGGCAACCTGTTCGTCGAGCCCTATCTGGTCGCGTTGCTACCCGGCGCCGATCCCTACGTGACCTTCCAACATCCGGGCCTCAAGTTTCTGTACTTCCTGTCCGGGGAGGTCACCTACCGATACGGCGCCAAGTCGGTTGCGGTTGGGGCAGGGGACGCGCTGCTGTTCGATGCGACCGCACTGCATGGGATCGAAGCCATTCAGAACGGGCCGGTGTCGTACCTGTCAGTGGTGTTCACGCTGCGAGAGTAG